A portion of the Paenibacillus sonchi genome contains these proteins:
- a CDS encoding phospholipase D-like domain-containing protein — protein sequence MLPNLKANFELTVISRHGWNNYNRMHDKFCIIDLDYVMHGSYNWTPTANHNEETLATALDKDYVKKFADEFMRLFKKQF from the coding sequence TTGCTTCCCAATTTAAAAGCTAATTTTGAGTTAACTGTTATTTCGAGGCATGGGTGGAACAATTATAACCGAATGCACGATAAGTTCTGTATCATTGATTTGGATTATGTAATGCATGGCTCTTATAATTGGACACCAACTGCAAATCATAATGAGGAAACACTTGCAACAGCATTAGACAAAGACTATGTAAAAAAATTTGCTGATGAATTTATGCGCTTGTTCAAAAAACAGTTCTAA
- a CDS encoding helix-turn-helix domain-containing protein yields the protein MSQQSASNIVADDFYLRFENEFLLTGRELEIVQNLTLHGYNNRDLAASLKISEKTIKNHVGNILKKTSTKSSRQLQALVFCRMFSETDPKGYEPNHI from the coding sequence ATGAGTCAACAATCAGCTAGCAATATCGTCGCAGATGATTTTTATTTGAGATTTGAAAATGAATTTTTATTGACCGGAAGAGAGCTGGAGATCGTCCAGAATTTGACCCTTCACGGATACAATAATCGAGACCTCGCTGCTTCTCTAAAGATATCTGAAAAAACAATTAAAAATCACGTTGGGAATATTCTAAAAAAAACATCGACAAAATCTTCGCGACAGCTCCAGGCGTTGGTATTCTGCCGAATGTTTTCTGAAACTGACCCTAAGGGTTACGAACCGAACCATATCTAA